The Streptomyces sp. NBC_01775 genome includes a region encoding these proteins:
- a CDS encoding tetratricopeptide repeat protein, with translation MAGRVTGPVSMQELMRRRRDSGLVGRGAEQSVFRDNLATAPDDPAHRFLFHVHGVSGVGKTTLVRQFEGTAREHEALTAYVDEAVHGAVDAMESISAQLAQQDAPLKSFDRLLTRYRERRHEADAASAAAMFPEPHPGSPAPGSPPAPGSPPAPGSTASRASTVAATAATAGLELIPGIGSFAARAVDPAQLAQGMDRWRAALSTRLRDHDDVSLVLTPLQELTPVFLADLRSVAAQHPWLALFFDTYERTGPVLDTWLHEVASTDRYGAMPANALLTFAGQHPPDRARWSDAAGFLAELPLEIFTEEEARSLLAAKGVTDEQVVDVVLHLSGRLPVLLTMLAETRPAGSGDIGDPSGTAVERFLKWIEDPAHREVAQAAAFPLDLDEDVFRAASGLPEQECAALYGWLRSLPFVRDRAGRAQYHDVVRGTVLRFQRNQSPRRWRARHQDLSAHFAARRAEAATVVKGDRNWSEERWRLKCWYDADWREQRRLETYHLLCADPRGPLHQALQETLHAADSGASSARAWVATLARAGTDSGDGTLSTWAARLDAVLTDGPGPEGAAHPDGPAPDEAMPDEAAPGDGSGERTWELRLCDVLLTALEPDPRRAAVVLAERGWARLLTGRELDAARPDFDRALALDPDNAAAYEGRGRLLRRRGRYTEALADFDRALALWPDTPSALDQRGLTYRMVDRHEEALADAELSLELAPGDPWTLRFRGSCLAELGRLDESVDVLNESLLRDPDNSWGLALRGEVLRRSGRHEEALADLDRSLELDPDSVWQLAERGVCLRALGRPEESLADLDRALELAPEDNWYRYQRATTLRELCRNSEALAGLTATLENVPDHPGARTARAELLRLTGRWSEALDDFDRALSLAPGDSWDLGCRAQCLLALGRPEEALECLGPALAAAQEEGLSEPTWLWSVRARVLLAVDRPQDALAELAKIEECRDPVDALARRARLLEEAGAYEAALADRDRVLAARPDNVAHLLERSDLYRTVDRFDEAYADCHRALELDPDSPDAHHDLALLHRHHGRLDEALAAADRAVGLAPEYAWSHALRALVHWYLGSQDRALSDVSRAVELEPDDPGYLALRAYFQLLRGGTDRARADLAHALELPGEPLGGPSEEGYLVDALCASAEDGLTSPTARARWQRFAQQLPASRYSAADRLASVLLADAALAGPPAAEGRQLGERLDERLDERLDELLACGPYWERLWDTAETLRFLAAVPDVPDEHRTRLTALATRLADQPATSGGPRGHHI, from the coding sequence ATGGCGGGGCGTGTGACCGGGCCGGTGTCGATGCAGGAGCTGATGCGGCGCCGTCGCGACAGCGGACTGGTGGGGCGCGGCGCCGAACAGAGCGTGTTCCGGGACAACCTCGCCACCGCACCCGATGACCCGGCCCACCGCTTCCTCTTCCACGTGCACGGGGTCTCCGGCGTCGGGAAGACCACTCTCGTCCGGCAGTTCGAGGGCACGGCGCGCGAGCACGAGGCGCTGACCGCGTACGTGGACGAGGCCGTACACGGCGCCGTGGACGCCATGGAGTCCATCAGCGCCCAGCTCGCCCAGCAGGACGCGCCGCTCAAGAGCTTCGACCGGCTGCTGACCCGCTACCGCGAACGCCGCCACGAGGCGGACGCGGCCTCGGCCGCCGCGATGTTCCCCGAACCGCACCCCGGCAGCCCGGCCCCCGGCAGTCCACCCGCGCCCGGCAGCCCACCCGCGCCCGGCAGCACGGCCTCCCGCGCCAGCACGGTCGCGGCGACGGCGGCCACCGCCGGGCTGGAACTGATCCCCGGCATCGGGTCGTTCGCCGCCCGCGCCGTCGACCCCGCGCAGCTCGCCCAGGGGATGGACCGCTGGCGCGCGGCCCTCAGCACCCGGCTGCGCGACCACGACGACGTGAGCCTCGTCCTCACACCGCTCCAGGAACTCACCCCGGTCTTCCTGGCGGACCTGCGTTCGGTGGCGGCCCAGCACCCGTGGCTCGCCCTCTTCTTCGACACGTACGAGCGCACCGGACCCGTGCTCGACACCTGGCTGCACGAGGTGGCCAGCACCGACCGGTACGGCGCGATGCCCGCGAACGCGCTGCTGACCTTCGCCGGACAGCATCCGCCCGACCGCGCCCGCTGGTCCGACGCCGCCGGCTTCCTGGCCGAACTGCCGCTGGAGATCTTCACGGAGGAGGAGGCCAGGAGCCTGCTGGCGGCGAAGGGCGTCACGGACGAGCAGGTCGTCGATGTCGTCCTGCACCTGTCGGGCCGCCTCCCGGTCCTCCTCACGATGCTGGCCGAGACCCGCCCCGCCGGCTCCGGGGACATCGGCGATCCCAGCGGCACCGCCGTCGAACGCTTCCTGAAGTGGATCGAGGACCCGGCGCACAGGGAGGTCGCCCAGGCCGCCGCCTTCCCCCTCGACCTGGACGAGGACGTCTTCCGCGCCGCCTCCGGCCTGCCGGAGCAGGAGTGCGCCGCCCTCTACGGCTGGCTGCGCTCCCTCCCCTTCGTCCGCGACCGCGCGGGCCGCGCGCAGTACCACGACGTGGTCCGCGGCACCGTCCTGCGCTTCCAGCGCAACCAGTCCCCGCGGCGCTGGCGTGCCCGGCACCAGGACCTGTCGGCCCACTTCGCCGCCCGCCGCGCGGAGGCGGCCACCGTGGTGAAGGGCGACCGGAACTGGTCGGAGGAGCGCTGGCGGCTGAAGTGCTGGTACGACGCCGACTGGCGCGAGCAGCGCAGGCTGGAGACCTACCACCTGCTGTGCGCCGATCCGCGCGGACCGCTGCACCAGGCGCTGCAAGAGACCCTGCACGCCGCCGACTCCGGTGCCTCCTCGGCCCGCGCCTGGGTCGCGACACTGGCCCGCGCCGGCACCGACTCCGGTGACGGGACCCTGAGCACCTGGGCAGCCCGGCTGGACGCGGTGCTCACGGACGGCCCCGGACCGGAGGGCGCGGCACACCCGGACGGCCCCGCCCCGGACGAAGCCATGCCGGACGAGGCCGCGCCCGGCGACGGTTCCGGCGAGCGGACGTGGGAGCTGCGCCTGTGCGACGTATTGCTCACCGCGCTGGAGCCCGACCCGCGCCGCGCGGCCGTCGTGCTGGCCGAACGCGGCTGGGCACGCCTGCTGACGGGGCGGGAACTGGACGCCGCGCGCCCCGACTTCGACCGCGCCCTGGCCCTCGACCCGGACAACGCCGCCGCCTACGAGGGGCGGGGCCGACTGCTGCGGAGGCGGGGGCGGTACACCGAGGCACTCGCCGACTTCGACCGCGCCCTCGCGCTGTGGCCCGACACACCCTCGGCACTCGACCAGCGCGGACTGACCTACCGCATGGTGGACCGCCACGAGGAGGCGCTCGCCGACGCCGAGCTCTCCCTCGAACTGGCACCCGGCGACCCCTGGACGCTGCGTTTCCGGGGCTCCTGCCTGGCCGAACTCGGACGCCTCGACGAGAGCGTCGACGTACTGAACGAGAGCCTGCTCCGGGACCCGGACAACTCGTGGGGCCTGGCCCTGCGCGGCGAGGTGCTGCGCCGCAGCGGCAGACACGAGGAAGCGCTCGCCGACCTGGACCGCTCGCTGGAGCTGGACCCCGACAGCGTGTGGCAGCTGGCCGAGCGCGGCGTGTGCCTGCGCGCGCTCGGGCGGCCCGAGGAGTCCCTGGCGGACCTGGACCGGGCGCTGGAGCTGGCCCCGGAGGACAACTGGTACCGATACCAGCGGGCCACGACGCTGCGGGAGCTGTGCCGCAACAGCGAGGCGCTGGCCGGTCTGACGGCGACCCTGGAGAACGTCCCCGACCACCCCGGGGCCCGCACCGCGCGCGCCGAGCTGCTCCGCCTGACCGGCCGGTGGAGCGAGGCGCTCGACGACTTCGACCGGGCGCTGTCCCTCGCCCCCGGCGATTCCTGGGACCTGGGCTGCCGCGCCCAGTGCCTCCTCGCGCTCGGCCGGCCCGAGGAGGCGCTGGAGTGCCTCGGCCCGGCGCTCGCCGCCGCACAGGAGGAGGGGCTGTCGGAGCCGACCTGGCTGTGGTCGGTGCGTGCCAGGGTGCTGCTGGCGGTGGACCGCCCCCAGGACGCGCTCGCCGAGCTGGCGAAGATCGAGGAGTGCCGGGACCCGGTCGACGCGCTGGCGAGGCGCGCCCGGCTCCTGGAGGAGGCCGGAGCGTACGAGGCCGCGCTGGCGGACCGGGACCGCGTCCTGGCGGCCCGCCCCGACAACGTGGCCCATCTGCTCGAACGGTCGGACCTGTACCGGACGGTGGACCGCTTCGACGAGGCGTACGCCGACTGCCACCGGGCCCTGGAACTGGACCCGGACTCCCCGGACGCGCACCACGACCTGGCCCTGCTGCACCGGCACCACGGCCGGCTGGACGAGGCGCTCGCCGCCGCCGACCGCGCCGTCGGCCTCGCACCCGAGTACGCCTGGAGCCATGCGCTCCGCGCGCTCGTCCACTGGTACCTGGGCAGTCAGGATCGGGCGCTTTCGGATGTGAGCCGCGCCGTGGAACTGGAACCGGACGACCCTGGCTACCTCGCACTGCGCGCGTACTTCCAGCTGCTGCGCGGCGGGACGGACCGCGCCCGCGCCGATCTGGCCCATGCCCTGGAGCTGCCGGGGGAGCCCCTGGGCGGCCCGTCGGAGGAGGGGTATCTGGTTGATGCCCTGTGCGCGTCGGCGGAGGACGGCCTGACCTCGCCCACCGCCCGCGCCCGCTGGCAACGGTTCGCCCAACAGCTCCCCGCGTCCCGCTACAGCGCCGCCGACCGCCTCGCGAGTGTCCTCCTGGCAGACGCGGCACTCGCCGGCCCACCCGCGGCCGAAGGGCGGCAGCTCGGCGAACGACTGGACGAACGGCTCGACGAACGGCTCGACGAACTGCTCGCGTGCGGCCCGTACTGGGAGCGGCTGTGGGACACCGCGGAGACGCTCCGCTTCCTCGCGGCGGTGCCGGACGTCCCCGACGAGCACCGCACCCGCCTCACCGCCCTCGCCACCCGCCTCGCCGATCAGCCGGCGACCTCGGGCGGCCCACGCGGACACCACATCTGA
- a CDS encoding ADP-ribosylglycohydrolase family protein translates to MAASGGEGGSAAATAIWGRAEQQDFRSRVRGCLLGGAIGDALGAGVEFDSLAQIRDKCGRQGVTDYVSAYGRRGAITDDTQMTLFTVDGLIRAHVRRDTGAWHPPTDVHAAYRRWAATQRDWGPDERRETDGWLAREEWLYSRRAPGNACLSGLADDRMGTLDKPKNPQSKGCGTVMRSAPFGLLVGWEPQLVFQLAVECAAQTHGHPTGYLAAGAFAAIVHALARGEGLDTAVQRALVQLAARPGHEETTEALKQALGAVRQGMPSPERVAALGEGWTAEESLSIGVYCALVAEDVRHGLLLAVNHGGDSDSTGSICGNLLGAIHGETALPPGWVAEVEGRATILELADDFAMEMTQGPALHGPGAASPAWLARYPRA, encoded by the coding sequence GTGGCAGCTTCGGGTGGTGAGGGCGGCAGCGCCGCCGCCACGGCCATATGGGGCCGGGCCGAGCAGCAGGATTTCCGCAGCAGAGTGCGCGGATGTCTGCTGGGCGGGGCGATCGGCGACGCGCTCGGCGCGGGCGTCGAGTTCGACTCCCTCGCGCAGATCCGCGACAAGTGCGGCCGGCAGGGTGTGACCGACTATGTGTCCGCCTACGGCCGCAGGGGAGCCATCACCGACGACACCCAGATGACGCTCTTCACCGTCGACGGGCTCATCCGCGCACACGTGCGCCGTGACACCGGCGCCTGGCACCCGCCGACCGACGTGCACGCCGCCTACCGCCGCTGGGCGGCCACCCAGCGCGACTGGGGCCCCGACGAGCGCCGCGAGACGGACGGCTGGCTCGCCCGCGAGGAGTGGCTCTACTCCCGCCGCGCTCCCGGCAACGCCTGCCTCAGCGGGCTGGCCGACGACAGGATGGGCACCCTCGACAAGCCGAAGAACCCTCAGTCCAAGGGCTGCGGCACCGTCATGCGGTCCGCGCCGTTCGGGCTGCTGGTCGGCTGGGAGCCGCAGCTGGTCTTCCAGCTCGCCGTCGAGTGCGCGGCCCAGACGCACGGCCACCCCACGGGCTACCTCGCGGCGGGCGCGTTCGCCGCGATCGTGCACGCCCTCGCGCGCGGCGAGGGGCTCGACACCGCCGTACAGCGGGCCCTCGTCCAGCTGGCCGCCCGCCCGGGGCACGAGGAGACGACCGAGGCGCTCAAGCAGGCGCTCGGTGCGGTTCGCCAGGGCATGCCCTCCCCCGAGCGGGTGGCCGCGCTCGGCGAGGGCTGGACGGCCGAGGAGTCCCTCTCCATCGGCGTGTACTGCGCGCTGGTCGCCGAGGACGTACGCCACGGCCTGCTGCTGGCCGTCAACCACGGCGGTGACAGCGACTCGACCGGCTCCATCTGCGGCAACCTCCTGGGCGCCATCCACGGCGAGACCGCGCTCCCGCCCGGCTGGGTCGCCGAGGTCGAGGGCCGCGCCACCATTCTCGAACTCGCCGACGACTTCGCGATGGAGATGACCCAGGGCCCCGCCCTCCACGGCCCGGGCGCCGCCTCCCCGGCCTGGCTCGCCCGCTACCCCCGCGCGTGA
- a CDS encoding TetR/AcrR family transcriptional regulator, with protein MSRRPASPAPHGRTGRPPVTSRTQILEAARRLIDRDGWEKLTIRRLAAEMGIGATTLYHHIRNKDDLLVLLLNHHIGQLRRPQLPSDPRERIVAAATAMHDALTAWPWAAEVLSADGFVGLLDESAMWMVEAIVSGADDYGCTPEQTVDVFRSIWYYTVGEVLVRAHSARRRTDGEPFAYRDDLDASQVPHLAAIGVRWAALAARDIYPQGLRTFVDALLAQAASETPRGVG; from the coding sequence ATGTCCCGACGGCCCGCATCGCCCGCACCGCACGGCCGCACCGGCCGACCGCCCGTGACCTCCCGCACGCAGATCCTGGAGGCGGCCCGGCGGCTCATCGACCGGGACGGCTGGGAGAAACTGACCATCCGCCGGCTGGCCGCCGAGATGGGCATCGGGGCGACGACCCTGTACCACCACATCCGGAACAAGGACGACCTGCTGGTCCTGCTGCTCAACCACCACATCGGCCAACTCAGGCGCCCCCAGCTGCCCAGCGACCCACGGGAGCGCATCGTCGCGGCGGCCACCGCGATGCACGACGCCCTCACAGCCTGGCCCTGGGCCGCGGAGGTCCTCTCGGCCGACGGTTTCGTCGGCCTCCTCGACGAATCGGCGATGTGGATGGTCGAAGCCATCGTTTCCGGGGCCGACGACTACGGATGCACGCCGGAACAGACCGTCGACGTCTTCCGCAGCATCTGGTACTACACCGTCGGCGAGGTCCTCGTCCGCGCCCACTCCGCCCGCCGCCGAACCGACGGCGAACCCTTCGCCTACCGCGACGACCTGGACGCGTCCCAGGTGCCGCACCTGGCGGCCATCGGCGTCCGGTGGGCCGCACTGGCCGCCCGGGACATCTATCCCCAGGGGCTCCGCACGTTCGTCGACGCGCTGCTCGCACAGGCCGCGTCGGAGACTCCCCGTGGCGTCGGCTGA